Proteins encoded in a region of the Perca fluviatilis chromosome 8, GENO_Pfluv_1.0, whole genome shotgun sequence genome:
- the LOC120564561 gene encoding mixed lineage kinase domain-like protein, producing the protein MECIERILSVASKIYDLVEKVKANKKQCYRVGVRVKALEDVVKSIRTLKQGQTSADVQNKLQELEATLDSATVVIMKFTKSTWVKRVFSSGSHQDEFHSLNERLNDAFQELSLKLAVEQKEMLFKVFDQTSREKEDEADRKEDNTELERLLREHHKEMFEKLEAMQIEVESIGVNVEKIVENLNKPSITEEAIRMIKPDELTYTDVPKEPFMKTETSVMYKGTYRHFPVAIKRYTETLNTSPSTVKRIFDREVETMNRFESPNILRMFGICVEEDPNPQFLLIMEYCEMGNLRQVLDNKKLTLSWTTKARMCRDAARGLYRLHHTEDKSKVHGSINSSKFLVSEGYVVKLGGFELAKTETSLKKTTKANAHGSLAYSSPQMLLDINYKYSKECEIYSFGIVMWEVATRSKPYKDLSNKDFLEKVGKQKYREPLPDDCPKPLRDLIRACLAHDRFERPSAGELVDKLQTALEKIEE; encoded by the exons ATGGAATGCATAGAGCGCATCCTGTCTGTCGCCTCAAAAATCTACGACCTGGTTGAGAAAGTGAAGGCCAATAAGAAGCAATGCTACCGTGTTGGTGTCCGGGTCAAAGCACTGGAGGATGTGGTGAAGTCCATCAGAACGCTGAAACAGGGACAGACCTCTGCCGACGTACAAAATAAACTCCAGGAGCTCGAAGCTACTCTGGACTCGGCAACAGTTGTCATCATGAAATTCACTAAGTCCACCTGGGTGAAGCGCGTCTTCAGCTCCGGTAGCCACCAGGACGAGTTCCACAGTCTGAACGAGCGCCTCAACGATGCCTTCCAGGAGCTTTCTTTAAAACTGGCCGTGGAGCAGAAGGAAATGCTGTTCAAGGTCTTTGACCAGACGTCCAGAGAGAAAGAAGATGAGGCGGACAGGAAGGAGGACAACACCGAGCTGGAGAGAT TGCTCAGGGAGCATCACAAGGAGATGTTTGAGAAACTAGAAGCCATGCAGATAGAAGTTGAATCCATCGGAGTCAACGTGGAAAAGATCGTGGAGAACT TGAATAAGCCGAGCATCACTGAGGAAGCCATCCGAATGATCAAACCAGACGAGCTGACCTACACTGATGTTCCCAAAGAGCCCTTCATGAAAACAGAAACATCAGTGATGTACAAAGGAACGTACCGCCACTTCCCGGTGGCCATCAAGAGATACACTGAGACTCTGAACACCAGCCCAAG CACGGTGAAGAGGATTTTCGATAGGGAGGTTGAAACCATGAACCGTTTTGAATCGCCCAACATCCTGCGAATGTTTGGcatctgtgtggaggagg ATCCCAACCCTCAGTTCCTCCTCATCATGGAGTACTGTGAGATGGGAAATCTCCGTCAGGTTCTGGACAATAAAAAACTCACACTTTCCTGGACCACGAAGGCTCGTATGTGTCGGGACGCGGCACGCGGACTCTACCG GCTGCACCACACTGAAGACAAATCTAAGGTTCATGGATCCATCAACAGCAGCAAGTTCCTGGTGTCTGAAGGCTATGTAGTCAAG CTGGGAGGCTTTGAGCTGGCTAAAACTGAGACATCGctgaaaaagacaacaaaggcAAACGCGCACGGGTCTCTGGCCTACTCCTCTCCGCAGATGCTGCTCGACATCAACTACAAGTACAGCAAAGAGTGTGAGATTTACAG CTTTGGAATCGTCATGTGGGAAGTTGCGACCCGTAGCAAACCTTATAAAG ATTTGTCAAATAAGGACTTCCTTGAGAAAGTGGGCAAACAGAAGTACCGGGAGCCGCTCCCTGACGACTGTCCTAAACCGCTGAGAGATCTGATCAGAGCCTGTCTGGCCCACGATCGCTTCGAGAGACCATCCGCTGGAG AGCTGGTGGATAAACTGCAAACTGCATTGGAAAAGATAGAGGAGTGA